The nucleotide sequence GATACAGAGGGTGCATGCAGCAATTAAACCGATATCGATTCACTGGGCGTGTGGCACAATCGGGGAAAATTGAGAGAGTAAGTCGGAGCTCTGAGGGCACATCGATCTTGATCAGTTTCCTTGAATTGCATCGATGACGACTGTTCCCGCCACGATTGGGTCAATGGGAACCGAACTGCTATCGCTAATCGTGATTTCGTACTGGTCAAACACGGCGAAACCGCTCTCAATGGTCCCCACAGCAGTGCCTTCCGAATCAGTTATCTCGAACTTGTGCCCGATCCACTGGCCCACTGGCAGAATCTTTCGACCCACAGTGATGAGTGAGCCACGTGAGTTGATTTCGGCGACAAGCGACTCGTCCTCAGAGTCGCGGATTCGCCAGGTATCTTGGAAGAGCGAAAAGTCGTTGTCCAGAACGACGAGTTCTTTCCCGGTCTGGCTATCTGTGAGTAGATAGTCACCGGCGATGTCCCAATTACCGCTGGCCTCGACAGTAAATAATTCAGTTCCGTCGGTGCCGAGGAAGGGGAAGGTATCGTTTCCCTCGTACATCTGGTGGGTGCAGCGGAAGATCGTGTCACCAGTGACGTCTCTGGCTTCATATTCAGGCTGGAAGTTCTCGTCCGTTCCCGTCTGTTCAACGGTATACTGACTGCCAGAGAGATCGAGGGCAGTAGTCTCGTATTGTTGTGGTTCTCTCATCATTCGAGATTTTTTGCAGGAGACATAATTAAATCCGGGACAACAGTTTCAACGTGAACAATGGACCGATCTAGAGAACTGAATGGACCAACTCCTGAAACAGCTTGAGTAAAGGTGTGCTTCGTAGTGATTACTCTCGCCGACCACCAGGGGTCTACTGATACTGTTTGACCGTTTCGCGCGTGTAGCAACAGTGTCTCGGACAACTACTCAATTTCTGTCAGTAGCGGCGATATCGATACAGAGGATGTAGTCAGCAGCGGATTCCTTGAATCTCCGAGCACAGTAGCTCTACGATTTCACAAGATTTTCACGTTCGTCGTGACCAGCGGGAGCGTATGTCTTTTCGCCGATCAGTAACCCTCGAGGAGATGGTATGGCCAGCTGTCGAATCCACTCTCGAAAACGGCAATCGAACGGCGATTGTCGCCGTCGGTTCGATCGAACAACACGGCCCTCACCTGCCGTTGAACATGGATACGCTGGACGGTGACGAACTCTCACGTCGCATCGCGTCGGAACTGGGCGATGCCATCGCTGCTCCAACAATCCGCCCTGGGTGTTCAGGTCATCATATGGAGTTTCCCGGGACGATTACGGTCCCCCCGGAGACACTCATGGACGTAATCCGGTCGTACTGTCGGTCTCTCGACGAGCACGGGTTCGAGCATATCGCTCTCGTCCCGACGCACGGTGGAAACTTCGGTCCGGTGAAGACTGTGGCCCCAGAAATCGCCCGCGAAATCGATGCCGCTGTGATTCCGCTTGCCGATCTCGATGAACACATGCAATTGCTGAACGAGGGACTCAGTAGGGCTGGCATCGAGTACGACCAAGACGTGATTCACGCCGGAGCTGCCGAGACGGCGATAATGTTAGCAATCAATGAAGACCTCGTCAGGATGGATGCCCTCGACCCCGGGCCAGAAGGAGAATTCTCCCCAGCACGCCTGCTCAGCGAGGGCTTCAAGTCAATCACCGAGAACGGTGTTCTCGGCGACCCGACCGAAGCGACTGCCGAGGCAGGAGAAATAGTCATCGAGACGGTCGTAGAGAAGTACGCCGAGCACATCAAAACCGAGCGCAGGGCAGTCTAATTCGAAGCTTCTGTCTGAGAGATACGCGCTCTGCATTCAGCAATCCTCCAAATTGTATCAGACATCGAGGAGTTCGATTCGGAGAATCAGCTCTGATTGCTGGTGTATCGCAGATGTGTGTCTACTAGTCTGTTCTGGATGTGGAACGCCCGTAATTAACTGCCACCAGTAGATCCCAAGATCGAACCACGACCTAGGAACTTCGTTTATGGGTAGTATTGGAGGGTTCTCGGATAGGCTTCGTCGGAACCCTCACTCGGCGACAGTACGGAGCCTCGTAACCACTCCCAACTGTCGAAGTTGCTGGGGCCCAGTTGATCGCAGCCGAGAGACATCAACGACCCAATGATTAGCAGCCATGCGCCACGCCGTAGAGACAGCGAACCAGAGGACGAAACCGCCGTCGGTCGGAATCGTTCGGTAGCTGAACGAAAGCAACGACATCGTGGTCAGAGACGATGATCTCAACGATCACCCCGCCGTTGTCGTGCGATTACGATCGAGAAATCGGCGATGGGCGCTGCAGGCGCTCGTTCGCTCGGTGAACGAAGTCCCTTGCTGGGCCTGAACCGATCGAAATCGAAGGGAACTGAACACACTGAAGATCACTGCTGGGAAGATGTCACGGTCGCCTCGTCAGTGCTGTCGCCGGGTAGCTGATCAGCCGTGAGGACAGCGAACTTGGTGGAAGCGTAGCGAGCACACACAGAACCGACTCAGAGCAACCCCGAAGAGTTGATTGCTGCCGTGCACCCCGGCCCGATCATGGACCACAGACTCATGTTCGTCATCCACGAAGGGAGAATCGATGACCGACCGAGATGACGATGCGGACGCGGACACCTCGGACGCGGACCGCCCTGAGGACGATCAAAAAACCAACGTCGACGTCTCGGATGCGGGGACGGTCGAGCCGAAAGACCCGACCTGGGAGAAGCCGTCGGTGGACGACATTCCCGAATTCGAGACTGGCGGTCGGGGCCGCTCATACGAGATGCAGTCGGACGTGACGGCAGGCAAACCGAACGACGCCCGGACGCCGGACTCAACGCGACTCGGCGGAACTGACACCGAAGCGTACATCTCGGCACTGGAACTGTGTGCGCGCTTGCCCGACGAGTTGCGCCTGCCCGAGCAGGCGGCCGACATCGTGCCGACCGCGTTCGAGGCCGAACTGGAACAGGAGATTCAGGCCTTCGCCGCCACGGAGTTCGACAACCCGACGCCACACGTCGAAACGCTCTGCTTCGTCGAGGCCGACGGCGACATCTGGTTGAAACTCCGGCTCGGTGCTCCGCTCGAGACGTTCGACCAGCTGGCCGATCGGACCGTGGAGCTGCGGGAGTACGCGCTCGAAGAGCTGGATTCGTTTCTCGAGTGAGGCTGGGCGTCGCTGCCGATCACCGGTCGAGACCTACCACGTCAGGCGATCGTGTCGTGACCGTCCGGCCACGTGGCACAGGCTACTGCCCCCGACGCTCGTTATCCGCGTCCGATGCTCGCACGCCGGATGCCGAGATGCGCTGGTGGGTCCTCGCCGCGTAGCTCGGGGGGCACGGCGTCGCCCTGTGTCTCCGCACGGTCCGGCACGACGGTCCGCCCGTCCGGCCGACTGAGAAAGAACGGCGCCGTCGACATCGACGCCCGCCGGACTTTTTGACGCCACGTCGACGCATCGTGCAGGTAACACCCGAACGAGAACCGGCCGTAGCTCATCGCTTCGGCTTTATCACTCATCACGTCCGCTTCGTCGGTTTCGAACTCGGCGTCACACATCCACGCGACGAACGGCGGCCCGCCGGCGAGCCGGCCAACGAACGCGTCCCAGCCGGCGCCGTCGTCGAAGACGACCCACGCGTGTCGGTCGCCGACGGCGTCGACTTCGATACTGAATCGGTCTCCCTCCCAGACGAACGTCGCCTCGTGGCCGGGGACGCGTGCGCCACGGTGGTGGTAGACGACTCCCGCGACGTCGTGCGCGACGGCCTTGGAGACGCGTAGCGCCCCGTTGCTCCGGAGTCGGTCACGAAACTGCGGGAGGGCGTAGAGTTCCTCCGAGTCGCTCATCCCAGCGGCCACCCCGACTGAACGGCGACCGTCGGGACGCCGACGGGCTCACTCCGTCGTCGCCGTTTGGCACACATCGTCCTCGTCCGCTTCGGGGTCGTGACACCAGCAATCCGGACCACACTCGACGTGTGAGTGCCCCTCCTCGACGTGACCGAACGTATCGGCGAAACGTCGCTTGGCCTCGTACTCGCCGCGGTCAGTTAACCCGTACCCACTCGTCGTCCGTTCGAGCAGTTCGTCGT is from Haloplanus salinarum and encodes:
- a CDS encoding creatininase family protein, with the translated sequence MSFRRSVTLEEMVWPAVESTLENGNRTAIVAVGSIEQHGPHLPLNMDTLDGDELSRRIASELGDAIAAPTIRPGCSGHHMEFPGTITVPPETLMDVIRSYCRSLDEHGFEHIALVPTHGGNFGPVKTVAPEIAREIDAAVIPLADLDEHMQLLNEGLSRAGIEYDQDVIHAGAAETAIMLAINEDLVRMDALDPGPEGEFSPARLLSEGFKSITENGVLGDPTEATAEAGEIVIETVVEKYAEHIKTERRAV